From the genome of Nicotiana sylvestris chromosome 2, ASM39365v2, whole genome shotgun sequence, one region includes:
- the LOC138885429 gene encoding uncharacterized protein: MAQGRTKKALTQKSKGISTKGVQVPRVECEEGVDNDEQLIPPVFHGSIVDEDPMLWLEGLKKALRVIKAFDDEAMELAAYQLRDVANAWFEMWEKERDEDDGPPTWEEFEEAFMANFIPEEDREAKATKFEQLKQGNKSVQEYYMEFIRLSKHAPHMVKIEKAKIRRFVGSLAYHIKDMTSAAAVGMTAFSSVVGFAKHIEKDRQQRREEKEHNKKARTTCMFNGASSGGGRDSSNKDSLAPAQSSHQSEASAEVITGILLVCSHNAYAIMDPSSTFSYVTPYFAINLRLEPEQLSESFLVSTPVGELVKVTRVYRGCIVSVQGRNTKADLIELEMVDFDVIMESEPPVLQSMPVVREFLEVFPDDFPGLPPKRIIDFGIDLMPGTQPISIPPYRMAPVELNELRE, translated from the exons ATGGCTCAAGGCAGAACTAAGAAAGCTTTAACTCAGAAAAGTAAGGGTATATCCACAAAAGGGGTTCAAGTACCCCGAGTTGAATGTGAAGAAGGGGTGGATAATGATGAGCAA TTGATTCCTCCAGTGTTCCATGGTTCTATAGTTGATGAAGATCCAATGTTGTGGCTGGAGGGTCTGAAGAAAGCCCTCCGAGTGATTAAAGCATTTGATGATGAAGCTATGGAGCTGGCTGCTTACCAGCTTAGAGATGTGGCCAAcgcttggtttgagatgtgggaaaaggaaagagatgaagatgatggtccgcctacttgggaagaatttgaagaggccTTCATGGCTAACTTTATCCCAGAAGAGGATAGGGAAGCTAAGGCTACAAAGTTCGAACAGctcaagcaagggaataaaagtgTGCAAGAGTACTACATGGAATTCATAAGGTTATCTAAGCATGCTCCTCACATGGTTAAGATAGAAAAAGCAAAGATTCGCAGGTTTGTTGGCAGTTTGGCTTACCACATTAAGGATATGACATCAGCTGCAGCGGTAGGAATGACAGCTTTCTCTTCTGTTGTGGGATTCGCCAAGCACATAGAAAAAGACAGACAacaaaggagagaagaaaaagagcataACAAGAAAGCCCGGACAACATGCATGTTTAATGGTGCATCCAGCGGAGGTGGAAGGGATTCCTCTAATAAGGATTCATTAGCACCAGCTCAGTCTAGTCATCAGTCAG AGGCATCTGCagaagttattacaggtatactTTTAGTCTGCTCACATAATGCTTATGCCATAATGGATCCAAGTTCAACGTTTTCATATGTgactccatactttgcaattaaccTCAGACTAGAACCTGAACAACTTAGTGAGTCATTCCTAGTATCTACTCCAGTTGGCGAGTTAGTGAAAGTCACAAGAGTCTATAGAGGGTGTATAGTTTCAGTCCAAGGTCGCAACACCAAAGCCGATCTCATAGAGTTAgaaatggtggatttcgatgtgatcatgg AATCAGAGCCACCAGTTCTTCAGTCTATGCCAGTTGTTAGAGAATTTCTAGAAGTTTTCCCAGATGACTTTCCCGGACTTCCTCCTAAAAGAATCATAGACTTTGGCATTGATCtcatgccaggcactcagcccatatctataccTCCTTATAGGATGGCTCCAGTAGAACTTAATGAGTTGAGAGAATAG